CACAGGGCAAAGCCATTGACAAAAGAACTGATTAAAGAAGCAGATTTGATTTTAACCATGACCACCAATCATAAAAAAGCTGTAGTAGAGATGATGCCAGAAGCAAAGGAAAAGGTGTATACATTGAAGGAATATGTTAACGATGGAGAAAGTATAGATAAAGTACTGGATGAAATTGATGAAGTTTATAAAAAAATAGAACAAAAAAAGCAGCGATTTTTACAAGAGCATCAGAAGCGATTAAAGGAACTGAAGGAAAAGCACGAAGGACTTTTGCGGGAACTGAGAATCGTTGAGCAGCAAGTGACAAAAATTGAAGAAGCCTTTCAAGAAGAAATCTCAGAGCAAGAAGATCAGTTAATCCGATTAAAGGGAAAAATACCAGACTTAGATATTTTAGATCCTTTCGGGCAGCCTATGGATGTTTACCGCAGTAGTGCTGTAGAAATTGAAGGGAACTTGAAGAAATTAGTAAAAAAGCTAAAAAATAAATAAAGGAGATTTCGGAAACATAGCGAATAGTATACTGGTTAAACTATTATATAAACCTAGATAAATCTTATTGGTTTGAATATAGACGGGGGTGAAAATATGAAAATAGCCATCGGTAGTGATCATGGAGGATTTCCTTTAAAGGAAATGATTAAAGAACATTTACAACAAAAAGATATAGAAATCAAAGACTTTGGTACTGACTCAGAGGCCTCCTGCAATTATGCTGACTTTGCTGAAGCTGTGGGAGAAGCAGTAGTTTCAGGAACCTATGATAAAGGCATATTAATATGTGGGACAGGCATTGGTATCTCTATTGCCGCTAATAAAATTCCAGGCATTCGCTGTGCCTTAGTAGGAGATTGCTTTTCTGCTAAAGCTACAAGACAGCATAATGATACAAATGTTTTGGCCCTTGGTGCAAGAGTGATTGGTTCTGGTTTAGCATTGGAAATTGTCGATGCGTGGTTAGGAACGGAGTTTGAGGGCGGAAGACACCAACTGAGAATTGATAAAATTACAGAGATTGAAAAAAAATACTGCAGATAAATAGAGAGGCCACTGAAAAAGTATCTTTGTCATCCTGAGCACTAGCGAAGGATCTTGAAAGCTTAGATTCTTCACTGCCTTCAGAATGAAAAATTATGGTAATGGCATAGATAGGAGATTTTTTTCAGTGCTCACGTAAATAGAGGAGGAATTTTGATGAGTAAGGTAATTACAATAGATCATCCACTAATTCAACATAAATTGACTTTAATAAGAGATAAAAGTACTGGATCTAAGGACTTTCGAGACTTAGTAAAGGAAGTATCCCTGTTGATGGGCTATGAAGTTACTAGGGATCTTCCGCTACAGGAAATAGAAATAGAAACACCGGTTTGTACCACGAAATCCAAAGTGATTTCAGGTAAAAAATTAGGCATTATCCCTATTTTAAGAGCAGGACTTGGCATGGTAGATGGCATATTACAACTCATACCAGCGGCAAAGGTGGGCCATGTAGGACTATATAGAGATCCGGAAACCCTAGAACCAGTGGAATACTACTGCAAGCTCCCCTCTGATGTAGAGGAGAGAGATCTTATTGTGCTGGACCCAATGTTGGCTACTGGAGGTTCTGCTAATGCAGCGATTCAGTTTCTAAAGAACAGAGGAGCTACCAATATTAAACTCGTATGCTTAATTGCTTCTCCAGAAGGAATTAAAGTTATACAAAAACATCATGATGATGTGGATATTTATGTAGCAGCTATAGATGAGAAGTTAAACGATCATGCCTACATCGTACCAGGATTAGGAGATGCAGGGGATCGATTATTTGGAACAAAATAAGGAGAAAACGGACGACCATAGGTCGCCCGTATTTTTTTGTTTAAAAAACACTTTGCACTAAAGTTGCACGAAAGGCTATAGCAAAACAGTAGGAGTCGCCCGTGGTCAGCAGCATGAGGATTTTTCTCTATTTTTTTCAAAAAATATGAAACAAAATTAAACTAATGCCGTCTAATCTATTAAGAAAAAAAGTGGAGATCTCTGTTGGTCTGTTGGCAAGACCAATTTCCCCCCAAATTTGCCACTACCAGTATAATATGTTATTTGACACAATCTCTTGTATTAAACAGAAAAAAGTATTATAATGTGAAGTTGTGTGACAAATATTACATTTTCATTACATTTAATTTCAAGAGAACAGATTTGTGATATGATAGAAGCAATGATGATATGAAAAAGGAGTTGTAAAAAATGCGTCCGTCTTGGGATGAATATTATATGGAGATGGCGGAGGTAGCCAAAAAACGTTCTACCTGCAATCGCAGACAAGTGGGAGCTGTGATTGTGAAGGATCAAAGAATGTTAGCAAGTGGCTATAACGGAGCCCCTAGCGGTCTGCCTCACTGCAGTGAAACTGGGTGTATTCGGGAAAAATTAAAAGTCCCCTCCGGCGAAAGACACGAGCTTTGTAGGGGATTACACGCAGAACAAAACGCAATTATTCAAGCTGCCCTACATGGTGTGCCCATCGAAGGAAGTACGATTTACGTAACCCATAAGCCTTGTATCATTTGCACGAAAATGATGATCAATGCCGGCATTAAAAAGTTAATCTATCAAGGGGATTATCCTGATGCTTTAGCAGAAGGAATGTTGAAGGAAGCCGGCATTCT
The sequence above is drawn from the Clostridium formicaceticum genome and encodes:
- a CDS encoding deoxycytidylate deaminase, translated to MRPSWDEYYMEMAEVAKKRSTCNRRQVGAVIVKDQRMLASGYNGAPSGLPHCSETGCIREKLKVPSGERHELCRGLHAEQNAIIQAALHGVPIEGSTIYVTHKPCIICTKMMINAGIKKLIYQGDYPDALAEGMLKEAGILVEKYTKDKES
- the rpiB gene encoding ribose 5-phosphate isomerase B; this translates as MKIAIGSDHGGFPLKEMIKEHLQQKDIEIKDFGTDSEASCNYADFAEAVGEAVVSGTYDKGILICGTGIGISIAANKIPGIRCALVGDCFSAKATRQHNDTNVLALGARVIGSGLALEIVDAWLGTEFEGGRHQLRIDKITEIEKKYCR
- the upp gene encoding uracil phosphoribosyltransferase gives rise to the protein MSKVITIDHPLIQHKLTLIRDKSTGSKDFRDLVKEVSLLMGYEVTRDLPLQEIEIETPVCTTKSKVISGKKLGIIPILRAGLGMVDGILQLIPAAKVGHVGLYRDPETLEPVEYYCKLPSDVEERDLIVLDPMLATGGSANAAIQFLKNRGATNIKLVCLIASPEGIKVIQKHHDDVDIYVAAIDEKLNDHAYIVPGLGDAGDRLFGTK